In Bifidobacterium adolescentis ATCC 15703, the sequence CGATGGTGTTCGAAGCCGGGGATGTGGCCAATGGCATCATCGCCGGGCATGCGATTGCGGAACGTATTCTCGCCGCACGGAGCGGACATGGTGGCACCGAGTTCGACGGCGCGTGCTGCGCCAACGATTTCGCGGCGTTCGGCGTGATACGCGGGCTCGCGGACCGCGGACTGCGCGTGCCGCAGGACGTGAAGGTGATCGGTTTCGACGGCGTGACCTCCGGCTCGTACACGACGCCGGCGTTGAGCACCATCCAGGTCGATTTCATGCAGCTTGCGAAATTCTCGGTCGATATGCTGTCCGAACGTATCGATCATGGAGCAGACGAGGCGTTGCCGCCAAGACGGGCCATCATCGGCTACCAGCTGGTGGACCGGGAATCGACCGCGGTCTGAGGATGACGCCCCTATGGCAGGCAATCCGCCATAGGCAGCAGCCTTCGCAGCCAATCCCACTCAATCGGAATCACTCAATCGGAATCAATCGCCATCATTCATCAAGGAATCTCTAGGAGCATCATGAGCATCGACACCCAGGCCTATCTGTTCGTGCATTTCATCGGCGAGGAACGCAATCCCACCGACGAACAGCTGTACTTCGCGCTGAGCCGCGACGGCGTGCATTGGAGGGATCTGCGCCCGGCCGGCAGTCCGGCGTTGACGTGGCTAGGCGGCGAGAAGGGCGTGCGCGACCCGCATATTGTGCGCGACCCACGTGGTGGATTCCACATTGTGGCCACCGATTTGAGCATCTATTACCGTGGCGGCTGGGGGCCGAACGATGGCGCCACCACGAATGGATCGACCGGCCTGGTGATCTGGGACTCCCCTGACCTGGTCCATTGGAGCGAGCCGCGCCTGGTGGACGTGGCCTCGAAGATTCCGGACGCTGGCATGGCTTGGGCTCCGGAGGCGAATTGGGATCCGGATCGCGGGCAGTGGATCGTGTTCTGGTCCACGAAGAGCAACGCCGAAAGCTCCGCGGATCCGTTGGCCAACGAGCTCGGCGATCCGACGAATGTGTATTATGCGACGACCGTTGATTTCAGGGTGTTCTCCGATCCGGTCAAGTGGATCGATCGTAAGAATGTGATCATCGATTCGACCATGCTGCGCGACGATGACGGCTGGTGGTACCGCGCGTCCAAGGACTCGGAAATCACCATCGAACGCACCCGTAACCCGTATGCGACGACCTACGAGGTGCTGCGCACCGACGACCCGAATGAGTGGTCGTATGTGGGCACGCTCACCGACATCTTCGGCAATGGCCGGTATTCCATGCACTACTTGGAAGGGCCGGAAC encodes:
- a CDS encoding glycoside hydrolase family 43 protein; this translates as MSIDTQAYLFVHFIGEERNPTDEQLYFALSRDGVHWRDLRPAGSPALTWLGGEKGVRDPHIVRDPRGGFHIVATDLSIYYRGGWGPNDGATTNGSTGLVIWDSPDLVHWSEPRLVDVASKIPDAGMAWAPEANWDPDRGQWIVFWSTKSNAESSADPLANELGDPTNVYYATTVDFRVFSDPVKWIDRKNVIIDSTMLRDDDGWWYRASKDSEITIERTRNPYATTYEVLRTDDPNEWSYVGTLTDIFGNGRYSMHYLEGPELFRYNDEDVKVVNGRTMPFGLMCDQYAESRGYLSFRAASLASHDPADWQRADDIDFGALKKRHGAILPITAAEYDAIETAFAL